One region of Eupeodes corollae chromosome 1, idEupCoro1.1, whole genome shotgun sequence genomic DNA includes:
- the LOC129938564 gene encoding uncharacterized protein LOC129938564, with protein sequence MPKGKTSVSAVLKKYVSDNPQIFTSDGKILFCKICSKGVSYDKKFQVDQHLKSMRHTELSTLSNSTNSQQLLSFRTTQNNFNMDLCEAFVAADIPLSKLNNPSLRKFLFEYTKEIVPDSSTLRKNYINKMYILLTDKIKSVLKDEYIWISIDETTDIQGRFVANVVAGVLSQNEDLRKKVLLNVVELEKTNHSTIAQIFDETVNYFGIKKNKILLFLTDAAPYMIKAARGLKILYPKLIHVTCLAHALHRVAEQIRSNFKNVDLLISSGKKIFLKAPSRVENFKTRYPLTPLPPQPIVTRWGTWLEAVAYYAKNYKEFEDIVNGLDDSDAVAIKNTKEALKKPSLKSEIIFINSNYTFLCDVIIQLEGNNSLKKQVDLIETVVSKIGAVEGSFGVAIKEKLDNVLKKNEGFLQMKNICRAFSLSCVEEDYMEHLTPQEICSLKNAPLTSVDVERSFSMYKTFQRPNRQSFTFENLRKNFMIYANKAYENCEN encoded by the coding sequence ATGCCAAAAGGAAAGACATCTGTAAGTGCAGTtctgaaaaaatatgtttcggACAACCCGCAAATTTTCACAAGTGATGGAAAAATTCTTTTCTGCAAAATTTGTAGCAAAGGTGTCTCCTATGATAAAAAGTTCCAAGTTGACCAACACCTTAAATCTATGAGACATACAGAACTATCAACACTTTCGAATTCTACGAACTCGCAGCAACTCCTTTCGTTTCGAActacacaaaataattttaatatggaTTTATGTGAGGCATTTGTTGCAGCTGATATTCCGTTAAGTAAACTCAATAATCCCAGTTtgagaaaatttttgtttgaatataccAAAGAAATCGTGCCAGATTCTTCAACATTGCGTAAGAACtacattaataaaatgtatattttactaACGGATAAAATAAAATCCGTCTTAAAAGACGAATATATATGGATTTCAATTGATGAAACCACAGACATTCAAGGACGTTttgtggccaatgttgttgcgGGTGTGCTAAGCCAAAACGAAGATTTACGCAAAAAAGTATTGCTAAATGTTGTCGAGTTGGAGAAAACAAACCATTCCACGATTGCCCAAATTTTTGACGAAACTGTCAATTATTTtggcataaaaaaaaacaaaatacttctgTTTTTAACTGATGCCGCTCCATACATGATAAAGGCCGCTCGAgggttaaaaattttgtatccgAAATTGATTCACGTAACGTGTTTAGCGCATGCACTACATAGAGTGGCAGAACAGATaagaagtaattttaaaaatgtagatcTTTTAATCTCcagtggaaaaaaaatatttttaaaagcaccATCTCGAGTTGAGAATTTCAAAACAAGGTATCCCTTGACTCCTCTTCCTCCACAGCCAATTGTCACCAGGTGGGGAACTTGGTTGGAAGCTGTAGCCTACTACGCCAAGAACTATAAGGAATTTGAAGATATTGTCAATGGCCTTGATGACTCGGATGCCGTTgccattaaaaatacaaaagaggCATTGAAGAAACCTTCTTTAAAGagtgaaattattttcataaattcgaACTATACTTTCTTGTGCGATGTAATTATACAGCTCGAGGGAaacaattccttaaaaaaacaagTGGATCTTATTGAAACAGTTGTTTCTAAGATTGGTGCAGTTGAAGGGTCTTTTGGTGTAGCGATTAAAGAAAAACTGGAtaatgttttgaagaaaaatgaaggttttttacaaatgaaaaatatatgcaGGGCATTTTCTCTGAGTTGCGTCGAGGAAGATTATATGGAGCACTTAACACCTCAAGAAATATGTTCCCTAAAGAATGCCCCATTGACATCAGTTGACGTGGAGCGATCGTTTTCGATGTACAAAACATTTCAGCGACCGAATCGTCAAAGCTTCACTTTCGAAAATTTGCGAAAAAACTTCATGATTTATGCGAATAAAGCATacgaaaattgtgaaaattag